One window from the genome of Microcebus murinus isolate Inina chromosome X, M.murinus_Inina_mat1.0, whole genome shotgun sequence encodes:
- the LOC142861050 gene encoding uncharacterized protein LOC142861050: MAMTPEQQSAYIAQQMSQFQAVQEQVTSKCSQTKASPSSSQHMMPPQTGLLQKNLSPGMIPPTRHQSHEDAGMISPTTGKQRGIFNSSPQFPIPTRSGQNLLSSLGSVCRHMQNPKANPPGVPLPGFCPSLLGRQALSPHQLRQPSVPTMPTVFNNAGWVAVAAAVTTAVLREPHPNQADNSIQQHFDSNLIFAKAPMRVPSIAPAFLSQQAVVPPNQMALGGRPGQKLSPALANSSFSLLGNQSLRQSPVRGPVPVLSTTKSLQQGMASFHPMSPIQGIEPPSYMAAAAAAAADSAITASQFPSPFNRMSTPLELPPNNVLLQPQLPLCDLISPPNCSEVDFIEGLLKGSSVSPGEDWVYNLRLIDDILEQHAAAPNATAQNAGQLPQNAGEL, from the exons ATGGCAATGACCCCTGAACAGCAGAGTGCATATATCGCCCAACAGATGAGTCAATTTCAAG CCGTCCAAGAACAAGTCACCTCCAAGTGTAGCCAGACCAAGGCAAGCCCCTCATCCAGCCAGCACATGATGCCACCCCAAACTGGACTCCTTCAGAAAAATCTAAGTCCAGGAATGATCCCACCTACCAGGCACCAGAGCCATGAGGACGCGGGCATGATCTCACCAACTACAGGGAAGCAGCGTGGAATTTTCAACTCCAGCCCCCAGTTTCCCATACCCACACGTTCTGGCCAGAACCTCCTGAGCAGTCTTGGCTCTGTCTGCCGGCATATGCAGAATCCCAAGGCCAACCCCCCGGGAGTGCCCCTGCCTGGGTTCTGTCCCAGCCTTCTGGGAAGACAGGCCCTGAGTCCCCACCAGCTCAGACAGCCCAGTGTGCCAACAATGCCCACTGTGTTCAACAATGCCGGATGGGTCGCAGTGGCAGCAGCTGTGACCACAGCAGTTTTGAGGGAACCACACCCAAACCAAGCAGATAATAGCATTCAGCAGCATTTTGATAGCAACTTAATCTTTGCCAAGGCACCTATGAGAGTGCCATCCATAGCCCCAGCATTCCTGTCGCAGCAGGCAGTTGTACCCCCCAATCAGATGGCCCTAGGAGGCAGGCCTGGCCAGAAGTTGAGTCCTGCCCTGGCCAACTCTAGCTTCAGCTTGCTGGGCAACCAAAGCCTCAGGCAGAGCCCAGTGCGGGGCCCGGTGCCTGTACTGAGCACTACGAAGTCCCTCCAGCAGGGCATGGCCAGCTTCCATCCCATGAGTCCCATACAAGGCATTGAGCCGCCAAGCTAtatggctgctgctgctgctgccgctgctgatTCTGCCATCACTGCTAGCCAGTTCCCAAGTCCATTCAACAGAATGAGTACTCCCCTTGAGCTGCCACCCAACAACGTTTTGCTGCAGCCCCAGCTGCCGCTATGCGATCTGATTTCACCACCTAACTGCAGTGAGGTGGATTTCATTGAAGGTCTCTTGAAAGGCTCCAGCGTGAGCCCAGGTGAAGACTGGGTGTACAACTTGAGGCTGATCGATGACATTTTGGAACAGCATGCTGCTGCCCCAAATGCCACAGCCCAGAATGCTGGCCAACTCCCCCAGAATGCTGGGGAGCTTTAA